From the genome of Venturia canescens isolate UGA chromosome 11, ASM1945775v1, whole genome shotgun sequence:
GTAGAAGGGAATTTTTGAtcatttcttaaaaaatagaatttttattaattaaacattttttttgattaagaaattttgaaaatgagagaaaatatttAACTACGCTTACTCAGAATTAGTCAGTTGACTCGGATTGTCAAGTCGCAAGACAGCAGATtctcatcgattttttgataaaaagatttgaaaaaaaaaaaatgggagttGAAGAAAGACTGAATtggactttttcaaaattagtcagttcaattttcaagttgcgagGCTAATTTTTATCAGTTAAAAAGAAAGgttagaaaaaatgtcaaaaaactCGATTGCGCCGTTTTGAGGTTAGGCAGTCGAATCGGATTGTCAGGTTCATGGCCGATTTCCATCACTTCTTggagataaaaaatggaaaaagtaaaaaaaaatgttacttgGTAAATTAGACGTCCGCAGAGACAAACATCCGATTCGGTGGTTTTCAGCCGCTATGATCGACAGGGCTGTGACGAAAAAGAGCTGAAAGACTTCGATGATCGAACGTGGAGCATTGTTCGATTGACTTCAACACATAAAAACTCCGTTCCCCAGGTGTCCGGAGACAAAAGAGCAGAAAATACCGAGCATCGAGCCCCGCGCTACTCGCCGCTCCTTCATccatatttttcctcttttattgCTCCTTTACTGAAACGCCTCACGCACGCCCTCACCTAATGTTGCGTAACGCAGTCGCTGCTGCACACAATCAGCGGGAAACTCTCTTGCTTCCAACGACTCCCGACCACTCTCTGAGGCACGTTTCGTTGAACCTACTTTACGCAGAAATCCATCACGCCTTTTCTCACCGACACTCAATTTTTATggagaaactgaaaaattcattttcaatgacATTCCAcaactttttctccctctgtTCCTCGATGATTggaattttaagaatttttcgagcctctgAACTCttctgaatttcaaaattttcgagcaaAAATGTCAGCTTTTGAAGatgtgagatgaaaaaataaaaaatgtatcgaaatTTTGAGCTTTTTTCCTGCACTACTgtcttcgatttatttttagatttcttaacctcaaaaaataattttacgtAATTTTTGCAATAGAAATTACAAAACTATGCCATTTCAATTGGTTCGTAATATTGTTGTGTCTCTGCGGAGAAttcacgaaagaaaaatggcaTGCGCCAAAGTCCATGTGCCAGCGTGACAAAAGCACGATTTTTTGATTTATCGCGCGATTCAACAGGCGTCGGAATGCTTTCCGAGAGTTTAAACAGTCTTGTGCGCGCTCTCGCGGAGCGTAATCCAACTCCAGTATTTTTTTGAAGACTCACGTTCGAAGCGCTCGCAGCACTTTTGAAGTAAACAATCAACATGGCCGCCCATCAAGGCAACGGAGCAGTGCCACAGTAAAATCGACCTTTTCATGTCAAACTGGTTAATATAGAAAAATCACGAAGATGTCGGATATTTTGTCACCCGGAGGAAACCTCTCTCGTCGTTCGAAGTAAGAATTAAACGCTTTTTGTCCTCGACATCTCGTCTCCAGATCCGCTCCACTGTTTTTCACAGCTTTGCAGTAACCTCGACGATAGAACCAGTGACGTTTCTCTCGTTTGTTACGAGTTTTTGTGTAAAAACCAGATCGTTTTCACCAttgcaattttcattcaaaaactAAAGTCATACTTCTCTCCGATATCGTAAATTTGACAGCTCGAAATATTCCGATTTTTTGAACCAGCATAAATTCTGTCAAATTTGACTTGCAACTTGAAAAATCagactgaaatatttttcagtttAAAGATCGCAGCAGGAGCTGTCATTTGTGACGAGAGTATTCTTAAGGGCGATATCACAATAGGAGCAAAAACTGTAGTGCATCCACGAGCCAGTATAATAGCGGAAGCTGGACCGATTGTGATCGGTGAGGGAAACATAATTGAGGAAATGGCAACGATAATAAACAGGTCACAGTCGGATCGGACGGCCGATGGGGATTCTGCGTCTCAAGTTCAGCACAttggaaattacaatgtttttgagACAGACTCCACTTGCGAGGCTCTCAGAGTCGGCGACAATAATATTCTTGAAACCAAAGGTTTGAAAAACTTCTGGCAAGTGTTGCgggtgtgaaattttttttttaaactattCCTAATCTCTGACTTTAGCCATGGTCGGTCAGGGTGTGCGTTTGACCAACGGATGCGTCGTAGGAGCAGCCTGTTCGATCCAACAATCGGATACGATTCCAGAAAACACTATTATTTATGGAGCCCTGTGTCAACGTAGGGAAATGAACGACAAACCTTACGTAAGAGATAAAAGTAGAAAATATTTGGATTCGAGATGGAGTTTGAGttgaaaagtttatttgtgagctTATTTAGCACTGACTTTCAAAACGGTTGAGAATGAAGCAAAAGTCTACAGGCAAATCATATGAGgcataaaattttcttcaagtaAGCTCTGGACAACACCATTCACGGTATTTCAGTATTCTGGCTCTGAgcagatggaaaaaaaggcTTGAAAACATTCATCTCTCGAGTCTCTTCGATCAGCCGTCAGGCCTGAGGTA
Proteins encoded in this window:
- the DCTN6-p27 gene encoding dynactin subunit 6, whose amino-acid sequence is MSDILSPGGNLSRRSNLKIAAGAVICDESILKGDITIGAKTVVHPRASIIAEAGPIVIGEGNIIEEMATIINRSQSDRTADGDSASQVQHIGNYNVFETDSTCEALRVGDNNILETKAMVGQGVRLTNGCVVGAACSIQQSDTIPENTIIYGALCQRREMNDKPYPQMGQLDFLIRILPNYHHLRKPNVKLAKSEPAV